From a region of the Desulforegula conservatrix Mb1Pa genome:
- a CDS encoding hotdog fold domain-containing protein encodes MSQTLEMYKASGNEAFTQLATEFAPYFSTIDPMFVDLRPGYAEVNVPNQKKIHNHLGTVHAIAMCNAAELVAGMMTDVSIPDTSRWIPTGMTVKYLAKAKTDLRAIAKGDSIDWNSTGNIDVPVVIYDADGKEVFTAAITMNVSNKK; translated from the coding sequence ATGAGCCAGACATTAGAAATGTACAAAGCATCAGGAAATGAAGCTTTTACGCAGCTTGCAACCGAATTCGCACCTTATTTCAGTACAATAGACCCTATGTTTGTTGACCTCAGGCCAGGTTACGCAGAAGTTAATGTTCCAAACCAGAAAAAGATTCATAATCATTTAGGCACTGTTCATGCCATTGCAATGTGTAATGCTGCTGAGCTTGTTGCAGGAATGATGACAGATGTTTCTATTCCGGATACATCCAGGTGGATTCCGACTGGAATGACAGTAAAATATCTTGCGAAGGCAAAAACTGATTTAAGGGCCATTGCAAAAGGAGATAGCATAGACTGGAACTCAACAGGCAATATTGATGTACCGGTTGTTATATATGACGCCGATGGAAAAGAAGTTTTTACTGCTGCCATCACTATGAATGTCAGCAATAAAAAATAA
- the epmA gene encoding EF-P lysine aminoacylase EpmA, producing MKQRPYYRQAKIIENLKLRAKLIQAVRDFFTENGYLEVETPVRLPSLAPEVHIDPVESSEWFLQTSPEICMKRLLAAGYDRIFQICKCFRKGERGRKHVPELTMLEWYRKGADYNILMDETEALVKFVAERLGSIKTVSFDGHEVNISGDWQRITVNQAYEKYSEISASEALKNDRFDEIMGLEIEPNLGTKAPCFLHDYPSSCAALSRISKKDPSVAERFELYIAGLELCNAFSELTDHVEQRQRFEADFEERMKTGKITAPIPEKFLESLPMMPVSAGCALGIDRLVMLFAGASDIDSVVSFTPEEL from the coding sequence ATGAAACAAAGACCATATTACCGTCAGGCAAAAATAATTGAAAACCTGAAACTCAGGGCAAAGCTGATTCAGGCTGTCCGGGATTTCTTCACGGAAAACGGCTATCTTGAGGTTGAAACGCCTGTGAGGCTGCCGTCACTCGCGCCAGAAGTACATATAGATCCTGTGGAATCTTCGGAATGGTTCCTCCAGACATCACCAGAGATCTGCATGAAAAGGCTTCTTGCTGCCGGATATGATCGCATTTTCCAGATCTGCAAATGTTTCAGAAAAGGTGAAAGGGGCAGAAAGCATGTTCCTGAGCTTACGATGCTGGAATGGTACAGAAAAGGAGCCGACTACAATATTCTGATGGATGAGACAGAAGCTCTGGTGAAATTTGTGGCTGAAAGACTGGGCTCAATAAAGACGGTTTCCTTCGACGGCCATGAAGTGAATATTTCAGGAGACTGGCAAAGAATTACCGTTAATCAGGCCTACGAAAAATATTCTGAAATATCTGCATCAGAAGCACTTAAAAATGACAGATTCGATGAAATCATGGGACTTGAGATAGAACCCAATCTTGGAACCAAGGCCCCATGTTTTCTTCATGATTATCCGTCAAGCTGCGCTGCTCTTTCACGCATTTCAAAAAAAGACCCGTCCGTTGCTGAAAGATTCGAGCTTTACATTGCAGGACTCGAGCTTTGCAACGCATTTTCTGAGTTGACGGATCATGTCGAGCAGAGACAGAGATTTGAGGCTGATTTCGAGGAAAGAATGAAAACAGGAAAAATTACAGCTCCAATACCTGAAAAATTTCTCGAAAGTCTGCCAATGATGCCGGTCTCCGCAGGCTGCGCACTTGGAATAGATCGGCTCGTGATGCTGTTTGCAGGTGCTTCAGACATAGACAGTGTTGTCAGCTTTACGCCTGAGGAGCTATAA
- a CDS encoding MarR family winged helix-turn-helix transcriptional regulator yields the protein MTEDKRLFFKLNKAQRLLLNYFDHEATDLFGVSITQIATLFYLRSNDGCLLKDLSIELSQNKSAITTLIERMGKNGLIQKVASEKDGRAYHIFLTEKGRTISEQALPMVKENNRKLTGQFTMEEIEIINRFFDRIIEIYK from the coding sequence ATGACTGAAGATAAAAGACTTTTTTTTAAGCTAAATAAGGCACAGCGTCTACTGCTTAACTATTTTGACCACGAAGCTACAGATCTGTTCGGTGTTTCCATTACACAGATTGCGACCCTTTTTTATCTGCGCAGCAATGATGGTTGTCTGCTTAAAGATCTAAGCATTGAATTATCCCAGAATAAATCAGCAATAACGACTCTGATCGAAAGAATGGGCAAAAATGGTCTTATTCAAAAAGTAGCCTCTGAAAAGGACGGTAGAGCCTATCATATTTTCTTAACAGAAAAAGGCAGGACTATAAGTGAGCAGGCCTTACCTATGGTCAAAGAAAATAACAGAAAACTTACCGGCCAGTTTACAATGGAAGAAATAGAAATCATTAACCGTTTTTTTGATAGGATAATCGAAATTTATAAATAA
- a CDS encoding histone deacetylase family protein, with the protein MKALKKTGLVFFPAFDWAIDPTHPEREERLLYTQDQVFEEGLLDIDGIIEYKPGMITDHEVGRTHFCLTKPKHVMTESHYISAGGAKTIARAFMEKEIDNGFALVRPPGHHAMRMVHGGRGFCNVNNEAIMIEILRSEYGVKRIAIVDTDCHHGDGTQDIFWHDPDVLFISLHQDGRTLYPGSGFTNEFGGPNAAGYTINIPLPPGTSEEGYLYTIQNCVLPILEDFKPEIIVNSAGQDNHYSDPITNMNFSAQGYAKLTTMLKPDIAVLEGGYSIEGALPYVNAGIILSMAGLDYSKVTEPGYDPERIKEDLRTLDAIKKTCDQVLQIWDMRDELKIKAYGEKPFYERSRSITYDTDGIWERQSEILRSCEECGGTFKIRSSSDRDYSMAGIHIPVGACDKCKEIGYSWYDAENGDGHNIVCLQDRPKDEFHKKKGNKK; encoded by the coding sequence ATGAAAGCTTTGAAAAAAACAGGACTTGTATTTTTCCCTGCATTTGACTGGGCGATTGATCCGACACATCCTGAAAGGGAAGAACGCCTTTTATACACCCAGGATCAAGTTTTTGAGGAAGGGCTTCTCGACATAGACGGCATAATCGAATACAAACCTGGTATGATAACTGACCATGAAGTGGGAAGAACCCATTTCTGTCTTACCAAACCCAAGCATGTCATGACCGAATCCCATTATATAAGCGCAGGAGGCGCTAAAACCATTGCCAGGGCCTTCATGGAAAAAGAAATAGATAACGGGTTCGCGCTGGTGAGACCTCCGGGGCATCATGCGATGAGGATGGTTCATGGTGGCCGGGGCTTCTGTAATGTAAATAATGAAGCCATAATGATCGAAATCTTAAGAAGCGAATACGGAGTCAAAAGAATCGCCATTGTTGACACAGATTGTCATCATGGGGATGGAACCCAGGATATTTTCTGGCATGATCCTGACGTTCTTTTCATTTCGCTTCACCAGGATGGGAGAACTCTTTATCCAGGATCAGGCTTTACCAACGAATTCGGCGGCCCGAATGCCGCAGGATACACCATAAATATCCCTCTGCCTCCAGGCACTTCAGAAGAAGGTTATCTTTATACAATTCAAAACTGCGTACTGCCCATTTTAGAGGATTTCAAGCCTGAAATAATCGTCAATTCCGCTGGTCAGGACAATCATTATTCAGACCCTATCACGAACATGAATTTCTCGGCCCAGGGTTACGCAAAACTCACAACAATGCTCAAGCCCGACATTGCGGTACTTGAGGGCGGATATTCCATCGAAGGCGCCCTGCCATATGTTAACGCCGGAATAATTCTTTCCATGGCAGGCCTGGATTACAGCAAAGTTACAGAACCTGGATATGATCCTGAAAGAATCAAGGAAGACTTAAGAACCCTTGATGCAATCAAAAAAACCTGCGATCAGGTTCTCCAGATATGGGATATGAGGGATGAACTTAAGATAAAAGCATACGGCGAGAAACCATTTTATGAAAGAAGCCGAAGCATAACATACGACACGGACGGAATATGGGAGCGACAGTCTGAAATTCTGAGGTCATGCGAAGAGTGCGGAGGGACTTTCAAGATAAGATCATCATCAGACAGGGATTACAGCATGGCAGGAATCCATATTCCTGTGGGAGCCTGCGACAAATGCAAGGAAATCGGCTACAGCTGGTATGATGCAGAAAACGGCGACGGTCATAATATTGTCTGCCTCCAGGACAGGCCAAAGGACGAGTTTCATAAGAAAAAAGGTAATAAAAAATAA
- a CDS encoding molybdopterin-containing oxidoreductase family protein, whose protein sequence is MASFRKTSCVLCAQNCGLEVQVENNKIVKVRPDKDNLKSIGYVCRKGMNIANHQHHDDRLKYPLKKTPDGFVRISWEQAFSEIGAKLKSIIDQHGPKTFAYMGGGGQGCHFEAAFGMNLMKNLGSRYNYNPLAQELTGYFWVCGRMTGRQNRFCIPDEHHGDMILGIGWNGMVSHQMPRAPIILKEFSQNPDKIVAIIDPRKSETAKIADIHIPLKPGTDALLARAMIALIVQEGWEKKDYIGNNVSGFESIRPWFKNFDVKKALEVCDVDYNDVKNLCRKLTTKNWCMHFDLGVHMNRHSTMTAYLYMILATICGRICVPGGNVIPGTFVPLGSHTDERDPKVWRTMATDIPAINGAFPPNVMPEEILSEHPERLRAVIASGSNPLRSYADTTAFEDAFKKLDLLVTIELAMTETAEVSDYVLPSKSGYEAWDATFFAWHYPEVFFQMRHPILEAEGEALEAGEIMTGIAEAAGLIPEIPDYLYKAAKHDRMTYATALFSFAAKNKQVIKVMPHVISKTLGKEMKSGNKAALWALLLSAPGNVMKNASRAEVLRSGSPGISLKLKLLYTAMIGAAKYQSLAPLAILSPRIEWAEKMFNEITSHPEGLWVGKSVFENNLKEIKTEDGKINIYIPEMEEWMKEITPESEAKAVATDPEYPFILNAGRHTPNNANTLMRKPDWNKDRRACTLAMNPDDAALLNMIDGEKVRITTEASCADLELEITEDARKGQVLIPHGFGLKYKGVEYGVNVNRLTKNTHRDRFAATPFHRYVPCRIEKIQA, encoded by the coding sequence ATGGCATCATTTAGAAAAACAAGCTGTGTTCTCTGTGCCCAGAATTGCGGCCTTGAGGTGCAGGTAGAAAACAATAAAATCGTCAAGGTCAGACCTGATAAAGATAATCTCAAGAGCATTGGATATGTATGCAGAAAAGGGATGAACATTGCCAATCATCAGCACCATGATGACAGGCTTAAATATCCGCTCAAAAAAACACCTGATGGATTTGTAAGAATATCCTGGGAGCAGGCTTTTTCAGAAATAGGGGCAAAACTAAAATCGATCATTGATCAGCATGGCCCCAAAACCTTCGCATACATGGGCGGAGGTGGCCAGGGCTGCCATTTTGAGGCTGCCTTTGGCATGAATCTCATGAAAAATCTTGGTTCCAGATATAATTACAACCCTCTTGCCCAGGAACTTACTGGTTATTTCTGGGTTTGCGGAAGAATGACAGGTCGCCAGAACAGATTCTGTATACCTGATGAACATCATGGTGACATGATTCTTGGAATTGGATGGAATGGAATGGTAAGCCACCAGATGCCAAGAGCACCGATCATTTTAAAAGAGTTTTCTCAAAATCCTGATAAGATCGTAGCCATAATTGATCCTAGGAAATCTGAAACAGCAAAAATTGCAGATATTCATATTCCATTGAAGCCTGGAACCGATGCGCTTCTTGCCAGAGCAATGATTGCCTTAATAGTTCAAGAAGGATGGGAGAAGAAGGACTATATTGGAAATAATGTTTCTGGTTTTGAGAGTATAAGACCCTGGTTCAAAAATTTTGATGTTAAAAAAGCCCTTGAAGTCTGTGATGTTGATTACAACGATGTAAAGAATCTTTGCAGAAAACTTACAACAAAAAACTGGTGTATGCATTTTGATTTGGGGGTTCATATGAACCGCCATAGCACTATGACGGCATATTTATACATGATTCTCGCAACAATTTGCGGCAGGATATGTGTCCCAGGCGGGAATGTAATTCCAGGAACATTTGTTCCTCTCGGCTCCCATACTGATGAACGTGATCCTAAAGTTTGGAGAACCATGGCAACAGATATACCGGCAATAAATGGGGCATTCCCGCCTAATGTCATGCCCGAAGAAATATTATCCGAACACCCGGAAAGACTCAGGGCAGTAATAGCATCAGGCTCCAATCCCTTGAGATCCTATGCCGACACAACCGCATTCGAAGACGCGTTCAAAAAGCTTGATCTGCTTGTTACCATTGAGCTTGCAATGACTGAAACGGCCGAGGTTTCAGACTATGTTCTTCCATCAAAATCAGGATATGAAGCATGGGATGCGACGTTTTTTGCATGGCATTACCCTGAAGTCTTTTTTCAGATGAGGCACCCAATACTGGAGGCAGAAGGAGAAGCACTTGAAGCCGGAGAAATAATGACAGGTATTGCTGAAGCTGCCGGTCTTATACCTGAAATTCCAGATTATTTGTATAAAGCAGCAAAACATGACCGAATGACCTATGCCACAGCCCTTTTTTCTTTTGCCGCAAAGAATAAACAAGTGATAAAAGTCATGCCCCATGTCATATCAAAAACCCTTGGTAAAGAAATGAAATCAGGAAACAAGGCTGCGCTTTGGGCTCTTCTTCTTTCAGCTCCTGGTAATGTTATGAAAAATGCTTCAAGGGCAGAAGTACTCCGCTCAGGTAGTCCTGGGATCAGTTTAAAGCTCAAGCTTTTATATACAGCCATGATAGGGGCTGCAAAATATCAGAGCCTTGCGCCATTAGCCATACTATCTCCAAGAATTGAATGGGCAGAAAAAATGTTCAATGAGATTACCAGTCATCCTGAAGGATTATGGGTTGGAAAATCTGTCTTTGAAAACAATCTGAAAGAAATAAAAACTGAAGATGGGAAAATCAATATTTATATTCCTGAGATGGAAGAATGGATGAAAGAAATAACCCCTGAATCTGAAGCAAAAGCTGTTGCCACTGATCCTGAATACCCTTTTATTCTTAATGCCGGTCGTCATACCCCAAACAACGCAAATACTTTAATGCGAAAGCCTGACTGGAATAAGGATAGAAGAGCCTGCACTCTTGCCATGAATCCTGATGATGCTGCCTTACTCAATATGATCGACGGAGAAAAGGTTAGAATAACGACTGAAGCATCATGCGCTGATCTCGAACTTGAAATTACAGAAGACGCAAGAAAAGGTCAGGTTCTTATCCCCCACGGTTTTGGCCTTAAATATAAAGGTGTTGAATACGGAGTTAATGTCAACAGATTGACAAAAAATACCCATAGAGACAGGTTTGCTGCGACTCCTTTTCACAGATATGTGCCATGCAGGATAGAAAAGATCCAAGCATAG